From the genome of Vigna angularis cultivar LongXiaoDou No.4 chromosome 11, ASM1680809v1, whole genome shotgun sequence, one region includes:
- the LOC108333247 gene encoding uncharacterized protein LOC108333247, with protein sequence MKFTDSPVIELPVNDAVLSLQQDNGSMHVGTSVWPCSLVLVKFMERWASPSDNNPYARVLDFGGKRAVELGTGCGVAGMGLFLLGLTDLVLTDIAPVMPALKRNLKVNKPVLRKTLKHSILYWNNAQQIAALNPPFDFVVATDVVYIRESVPSLVSAMETLVSDEGVVLLGYQLRAPEAHELFWELCDKAFHIEKVPHEHLHPDYAYEETDVFLLRKKNEKL encoded by the coding sequence ATGAAGTTCACAGACTCGCCGGTGATCGAGCTTCCGGTGAACGACGCCGTTCTGTCGCTGCAGCAAGACAACGGTTCCATGCACGTGGGAACCTCCGTGTGGCCGTGCTCCCTCGTCCTCGTAAAATTCATGGAGCGCTGGGCCTCACCCTCCGACAACAACCCGTACGCCCGCGTGCTGGACTTCGGGGGCAAACGAGCTGTGGAGCTGGGCACGGGCTGCGGCGTGGCGGGGATGGGCTTGTTCTTATTGGGCCTGACGGACCTGGTCCTCACGGATATCGCGCCGGTGATGCCGGCCCTGAAGCGCAACCTGAAGGTGAACAAGCCCGTCCTCCGCAAGACCCTGAAACACTCCATTCTTTACTGGAACAACGCGCAGCAGATCGCGGCCCTCAACCCTCCCTTCGACTTCGTCGTCGCGACCGACGTTGTTTACATTCGCGAGTCCGTGCCGTCTTTGGTTTCCGCCATGGAAACCCTAGTCTCCGACGAAGGCGTCGTTTTGCTCGGCTACCAGCTTAGGGCACCCGAAGCACACGAGCTTTTCTGGGAACTTTGCGACAAAGCCTTCCACATCGAGAAAGTCCCACACGAGCATCTGCATCCTGATTATGCTTACGAGGAGACCGATGTTTTTCTGTTGAGGAAGAAAAACGAGAAGCTGTGA
- the LOC108332485 gene encoding LOW QUALITY PROTEIN: zinc finger protein MAGPIE (The sequence of the model RefSeq protein was modified relative to this genomic sequence to represent the inferred CDS: deleted 1 base in 1 codon), with translation MLQKMDDGEISNAFPLQNPSTAASNQPPVLKRKRNLPGNPDPEAEVIALSPKTLMATNRFVCEICLKGFQRDQNLQLHRRGHNLPWKLKQRSSKEVRKRVYVCPEKTCVHHHPSRALGDLTGIKKHFCRKHGEKKWKCEKCSKRYAVQSDWKAHSKTCGTREYKCDCGTIFSRRDSFITHRAFCDALAEETARVNAATNISNYSIMQNPLGSNMATHFSSFYKPNSCAEEPVPGNQTSKGLSLWMSQTSQAHQTIANNNLHEFHQLGSGTSPTSIYCGGNPLAPCSNPPPSNYQLNWVFGNKVSPNGSQELSSTASLPLVNNIVKDNPNLQLISVPSLYSSQHQSHQTTSANMSATALLQKAAQIGTTSSDPSLFLGSIGLKCNSPGQDGNKFCGMYGSSSVLTGHEGENNYSGDLSQMPPTKRRHVQNEESVWGQTRDFLGVGVPTICHPSSTNGWT, from the exons ATGCTACAAAAGATGGATGATGGAGAAATTTCAAATGCTTTCCCTCTTCAGAACCCATCAACTGCTGCATCTAACCAACCTCCTGTTTTGAAGAGGAAGAGAAACCTCCCTGGAAATCCAG ATCCTGAAGCTGAGGTCATAGCCTTATCACCAAAGACTCTGATGGCCACAAACAGATTCGTGTGTGAAATTTGTCTCAAGGGTTTCCAAAGGGACCAAAACCTTCAACTCCATCGACGAGGGCACAACCTTCCATGGAAGCTGAAGCAGAGATCAAGCAAAGAAGTAAGGAAGAGGGTTTATGTGTGTCCAGAGAAGACTTGTGTCCACCACCACCCTTCAAGGGCTCTGGGGGACTTAACTGGGATTAAGAAGCACTTCTGCAGAAAGCACGgtgagaagaagtggaagtgcgAGAAGTGCTCAAAGCGTTATGCTGTGCAGTCAGATTGGAAAGCTCACTCAAAAACATGTGGTACCAGAGAATACAAATGTGACTGTGGCACTATCTTTTCACG GAGGGATAGTTTCATCACTCACAGGGCTTTCTGCGATGCCTTAGCAGAAGAAACAGCAAGGGTGAACGCAGCAACAAACATTAGCAACTACAGCATCATGCAAAACCCCCTGGGTTCTAACATGGCAACCCATTTTTCATCGTTTTACAAGCCAAATTCGTGTGCCGAGGAGCCAGTCCCAGGTAATCAAACATCTAAGGGGCTATCCCTTTGGATGAGTCAAACATCTCAGGCTCATCAAACAATTGCTAACAACAACTTGCATGAGTTTCATCAACTTGGGTCTGGTACTAGCCCAACCTCAATTTACTGTGGTGGAAATCCACTTGCTCCTTGCTCAAATCCACCACCCTCTAATTATCAACTAAATTGGGTGTTTGGAAATAAAGTCTCCCCCAATGGAAGCCAAGAGCTGAGTAGCACTGCTTCACTTCCACTAGTGAACAATATTGTTAAGGATAACCCAAACCTGCAACTCATAAGTGTTCCTTCCTTGTATAGTTCCCAACACCAATCCCATCAAACAACCTCAGCAAACATGTCAGCCACAGCTTTGTTGCAAAAAGCTGCACAAATTGGGACAACTTCATCGGACCCATCATTATTCCTCGGGAGCATAGGTTTGAAATGCAACAGTCCAGGCCAAGATGGGAACAAATTTTGTGGCATGTACGGTTCAAGTTCAGTACTCACAGGTCATGAGGGAGAGAATAATTATTCCGGTGATTTGTCACAAATGCCCCCTACAAAACGACGGCACGTACAGAATGAAGAGAGTGTATGGGGACAAACTAGGGATTTTCTGGGCGTTGGT GTGCCAACCATTTGCCACCCTTCATCAACCAACGGATGGACTTAA